One part of the Arabidopsis thaliana chromosome 1 sequence genome encodes these proteins:
- a CDS encoding 2-oxoglutarate (2OG) and Fe(II)-dependent oxygenase superfamily protein (2-oxoglutarate (2OG) and Fe(II)-dependent oxygenase superfamily protein; FUNCTIONS IN: oxidoreductase activity; LOCATED IN: cellular_component unknown; EXPRESSED IN: root, synergid; CONTAINS InterPro DOMAIN/s: Oxoglutarate/iron-dependent oxygenase (InterPro:IPR005123); BEST Arabidopsis thaliana protein match is: 2-oxoglutarate (2OG) and Fe(II)-dependent oxygenase superfamily protein (TAIR:AT1G52800.1); Has 4044 Blast hits to 3977 proteins in 494 species: Archae - 0; Bacteria - 293; Metazoa - 17; Fungi - 226; Plants - 3128; Viruses - 0; Other Eukaryotes - 380 (source: NCBI BLink).), whose amino-acid sequence MSPKIPTLDFSREDLKPGTKYWESTRENIRQALEEYGCFIIDLKDKTPLDLLDRVFGSLVDLFDLPTQTKMKNKYDKPLNGYVGQIPALPLHESLGIDNATSLEATRSFTGLMWPQGNEHFSECLYKYAEFAAELDQMVTRMVFQSYNVEKYYDPYIESTTYLLRVLKNRAPNNENPTLGFVTHTDKSFTTILHQDQVNGLEMETREGERININLSSPSLFMVVAGDALMAWSNDRVWSPRHQVLVSGETDRYSLGMFAFNNGTLQVPEELIDHQHPLMYKPFDHLGLLRFYRTDTGYKSECPIKAYCGF is encoded by the exons ATGTCCCCTAAGATTCCAACCTTAGATTTCTCAAGAGAAGATTTGAAACCAGGCACAAAGTATTGGGAATCaacaagagaaaacataaGACAAGCACTTGAAGAATATGGATGTTTCATCATAGATCTTAAAGACAAGACTCCTTTAGATCTTCTTGATCGAGTCTTTGGTTCTTTGGTCGACTTGTTTGATCTTCCAACACAGaccaaaatgaagaacaaataCGATAAGCCCTTAAATGGCTACGTTGGTCAGATTCCagctcttcctcttcatgaAAGTCTTGGCATTGATAATGCCACTTCGTTAGAAGCAACCAGAAGCTTCACCGGTTTGATGTGGCCACAAGGAAATGAACATTTTAG TGAATGTTTGTATAAGTATGCGGAGTTTGCAGCCGAGCTTGATCAAATGGTGACTCGGATGGTTTTCCAAAGCTATAATGTCGAGAAATACTACGATCCATATATCGAATCAACCACTTACCTTCTCCGTGTGCTGAAGAATCGTGCACCGAACAACGAAAACCCTACTTTAGGATTTGTTACACACACAGACAAGAGCTTCACAACAATACTTCACCAAGATCAAGTCAATGGGCTAGAAATGGAAACTAGAGAAGGAGAGCGAATCAATATCAATCTATCATCACCTTCACTCTTCATGGTCGTCGCAGGCGATGCATTGATG GCATGGAGCAACGATAGGGTTTGGTCTCCACGACACCAAGTTCTTGTGAGCGGTGAAACAGACAGATACTCTCTTGGAATGTTTGCATTCAACAATGGAACTCTTCAAGTACCAGAAGAGCTTATTGATCATCAACATCCTCTCATGTATAAGCCATTTGATCATCTTGGTCTTCTTCGATTCTACCGTACCGACACGGGTTACAAATCAGAGTGCCCTATCAAAGCTTATTGCGGTTTTTGA
- a CDS encoding 2-oxoglutarate (2OG) and Fe(II)-dependent oxygenase superfamily protein (2-oxoglutarate (2OG) and Fe(II)-dependent oxygenase superfamily protein; FUNCTIONS IN: oxidoreductase activity; LOCATED IN: cellular_component unknown; EXPRESSED IN: stem, root; CONTAINS InterPro DOMAIN/s: Oxoglutarate/iron-dependent oxygenase (InterPro:IPR005123); BEST Arabidopsis thaliana protein match is: 2-oxoglutarate (2OG) and Fe(II)-dependent oxygenase superfamily protein (TAIR:AT1G52790.1); Has 6299 Blast hits to 6226 proteins in 763 species: Archae - 0; Bacteria - 707; Metazoa - 49; Fungi - 497; Plants - 4377; Viruses - 0; Other Eukaryotes - 669 (source: NCBI BLink).) translates to MASILKTTKVPILDLTSQQELKPNTSTWRSVSREACEALEEYGCFLAVYDGVTQQLDDSIFAAAEELFDLPTETKKKNVNEKPYHGYVGQMPVIPLHEGLGVDYVTNKEIAQRFTHLMWPQGNDRFCNTVHTFSNAVAELDRLVVRMIFENYGVEKHYESHVGSKTYLLKFLKYLAPPESISMPAFPQHTDKTFLSILHQNDVNGLEVKSKDGEWISLQLPPKSYVVMAGDISMGWSNDRIRSCEHRVTMEGDKTRYTLGLFSFLTDLVSIPEELVDDKHPLMYKPFDNIALINFYTTKEGREANSTLKAYCGI, encoded by the exons ATGGCCTCAATCTTGAAGACTACTAAGGTTCCTATTCTTGATCTCACGAGCCAACAAGAGTTGAAACCAAACACATCCACGTGGCGTTCTGTTTCAAGAGAAGCTTGTGAAGCCTTGGAGGAATACGGCTGTTTCTTGGCCGTGTACGACGGAGTAACACAGCAGCTAGACGATTCCATCTTCGCCGCTGCTGAGGAACTGTTTGATCTACCGACggagacaaagaagaaaaacgtaAACGAGAAGCCTTACCATGGCTACGTTGGTCAAATGCCTGTGATCCCTCTTCATGAAGGCCTTGGAGTTGACTATGTTACCAACAAAGAAATTGCTCAGAGATTCACTCATCTCATGTGGCCTCAAGGAAACGATCGGTTTTG CAACACCGTGCACACTTTCTCAAACGCAGTTGCGGAATTAGACCGACTAGTGGTGAGGATGATATTTGAGAACTATGGTGTTGAGAAACACTACGAATCGCACGTCGGGTCAAAGACTTACCTACTAAAGTTCCTCAAGTACTTGGCTCCACCAGAATCTATCTCGATGCCAGCTTTTCCTCAGCACACCGATAAGACCTTTCTATCAATACTTCACCAAAATGATGTAAATGGTTTAGAGGTGAAATCAAAAGACGGTGAATGGATTTCCCTTCAACTCCCACCCAAGTCATACGTAGTCATGGCCGGTGACATCTCTATG GGTTGGAGCAATGACAGGATACGTTCTTGTGAACATAGAGTGACAATGGAAGGAGATAAGACGAGGTACACTTTAGGTCTTTTCTCGTTTCTCACAGACTTGGTTTCCATTCCTGAGGAGCTTGTGGACGACAAACACCCACTTATGTATAAGCCATTCGATAACATCGCTCTCATAAACTTCTATACAACCAAAGAAGGGCGTGAAGCAAACTCGACTCTCAAAGCATATTGTGGTATCTAA
- a CDS encoding 2-oxoglutarate (2OG) and Fe(II)-dependent oxygenase superfamily protein (2-oxoglutarate (2OG) and Fe(II)-dependent oxygenase superfamily protein; BEST Arabidopsis thaliana protein match is: 2-oxoglutarate (2OG) and Fe(II)-dependent oxygenase superfamily protein (TAIR:AT1G52820.1); Has 2468 Blast hits to 2418 proteins in 287 species: Archae - 0; Bacteria - 86; Metazoa - 3; Fungi - 57; Plants - 2253; Viruses - 0; Other Eukaryotes - 69 (source: NCBI BLink).) translates to MVSLETTLALQLPVIDFTSRDLKPGTIQWDSVRADVRRALEEYGCFEALFDKVPLELRKAVFDASEEVFQLPLETKKRVVSKRKYRGYVGQIPTLPLFEVMGVDFAENPDKVNAFTHKLWPQGNNNFSEAVMSFAEKVSELDFMTRRMIMESFGLDESYIKEHLNSTKCLNDVKDGIEVKTKDDKHWIKANPSQDSSFIVLGGAMLHALLNGRVLTGVHRVMRMGANIRFSAGLFSVPKTEDLIYAPEELVDAEYPRLYKPVDFEAYFRYTIEGPGRRDLSALRTYCGL, encoded by the exons ATGGTGAGTTTGGAAACCACTCTTGCTCTTCAGCTCCCGGTTATCGACTTCACAAGTCGAGACCTAAAACCGGGAACTATCCAATGGGACTCGGTGAGAGCCGATGTCCGGAGAGCTTTAGAAGAGTATGGATGCTTTGAGGCCTTGTTCGATAAAGTCCCTCTCGAACTTCGAAAGGCGGTTTTCGATGCTTCTGAAGAGGTTTTCCAACTACctttagaaaccaaaaagagagtTGTGTCAAAGAGAAAATACAGAGGATATGTGGGTCAAATCCCAACGTTACCTTTGTTTGAAGTCATGGGCGTTGATTTTGCAGAAAATCCAGATAAGGTCAACGCCTTTACTCATAAACTTTGGCCACAAGGCAACAACAATTTTAg CGAGGCGGTTATGTCATTCGCTGAGAAAGTATCAGAACTGGACTTCATGACCCGAAGAATGATTATGGAGAGTTTCGGGCTCGATGAAAGCTACATAAAGGAACATCTGAATTCGACGAAATGTCTC AACGATGTAAAAGATGGAATCGAGGTGAAAACTAAAGACGATAAGCATTGGATCAAAGCCAATCCTTCTCAAGATTCTTCATTCATCGTTCTTGGTGGAGCTATGCTACAC GCACTTCTGAATGGTCGAGTGCTTACCGGTGTTCACCGAGTGATGAGGATGGGAGCTAACATAAGATTCTCAGCCGGATTGTTCTCTGTTccgaaaacagaggatttgaTATATGCACCGGAAGAATTGGTTGACGCTGAGTATCCTCGCTTATATAAGCCCGTTGATTTTGAAGCATACTTTCGATATACCATTGAGGGACCTGGAAGGAGAGATCTATCTGCTCTCAGAACTTACTGTGGCCTTTGA
- a CDS encoding 2-oxoglutarate (2OG) and Fe(II)-dependent oxygenase superfamily protein (2-oxoglutarate (2OG) and Fe(II)-dependent oxygenase superfamily protein; FUNCTIONS IN: oxidoreductase activity; EXPRESSED IN: root; CONTAINS InterPro DOMAIN/s: Oxoglutarate/iron-dependent oxygenase (InterPro:IPR005123); BEST Arabidopsis thaliana protein match is: 2-oxoglutarate (2OG) and Fe(II)-dependent oxygenase superfamily protein (TAIR:AT4G03070.1); Has 7837 Blast hits to 7765 proteins in 980 species: Archae - 0; Bacteria - 1096; Metazoa - 64; Fungi - 795; Plants - 4683; Viruses - 0; Other Eukaryotes - 1199 (source: NCBI BLink).): MGSETPLLPLRLPVIDFSNKNLKPGEPEWDLTRADVQKALQDYGYFEASFDRIPFELRKSVFGALEELFDLPLQTKLRNVSKKPFHGYVGQYPMVPLYESMGIDDSDIAEKVDAFTEKLWPQGNISFSTTIQSFSKKLSELDITIRRMIMESFGLDKYIDEHLHSTNYLLRVMKYKGPDTEETKVGLNAHTDKNIVTILYQNHVEGLEVQTKDKNWIKVKPTQDSFTVMIGDSLYALLNGRLHSPYHRVMMTGTETRYSLGLFSIPKAGHIVSSPDELVDEEHPRLFKPFDHVEFLQFYYTEAGQRSQSALKTYCGI; encoded by the exons ATGGGTTCCGAAACTCCTCTTCTTCCCCTTCGCCTTCCGGTCATCgatttctcaaacaaaaacctcAAACCAGGAGAGCCCGAATGGGACTTAACCAGAGCTGATGTCCAGAAAGCTCTACAAGACTATGGTTACTTCGAGGCCTCTTTCGATAGAATCCCTTTTGAGCTACGGAAATCGGTTTTCGGGGCCTTGGAAGAGCTTTTCGACTTACCTTTGCAGACCAAACTGAGAAACGTGTCCAAGAAACCATTCCATGGATACGTTGGTCAGTACCCGATGGTGCCACTGTACGAGAGCATGGGGATTGATGATTCTGATATTGCAGAGAAAGTAGACGCCTTTACAGAAAAACTATGGCCTCAAGGCAACATCAGTTTCAG CACAACAATCCAGTCGTTTTCTAAGAAGTTATCAGAGCTAGACATAACTATCAGAAGAATGATCATGGAGAGCTTCGGACTCGATAAATACATCGATGAACATCTTCACTCAACGAATTACCTCCTGCGAGTAATGAAGTACAAAGGACCTGATACAGAGGAAACAAAAGTGGGGCTAAACGCTCATACTGATAAAAACATAGTCACTATACTTTACCAGAACCATGTTGAGGGTCTAGAGGTGCAGACCAAAGACAAGAACTGGATCAAAGTGAAGCCAACACAAGACTCTTTCACCGTCATGATTGGAGATTCTCTCTAT GCATTGCTAAATGGTCGACTACACTCTCCTTATCACCGTGTCATGATGACGGGAACAGAGACAAGATACTCCCTCGGATTATTCTCGATACCAAAAGCAGGACACATTGTGAGTTCACCAGATGAACTCGTTGACGAAGAGCATCCTCGACTATTTAAGCCCTTTGACCATGTCGAATTCCTTCAATTCTACTACACAGAAGCTGGACAAAGATCTCAATCTGCTCTCAAAACTTACTGTGGAATctaa
- a CDS encoding 2-oxoglutarate (2OG) and Fe(II)-dependent oxygenase superfamily protein codes for MGSETPLLPLRLPVIDFSNKNLKPGEPEWDLTRADVQKALQDYGYFEASFDRIPFELRKSVFGALEELFDLPLQTKLRNVSKKPFHGYVGQYPMVPLYESMGIDDSDIAEKVDAFTEKLWPQGNISFSTTIQSFSKKLSELDITIRRMIMESFGLDKYIDEHLHSTNYLLRVMKYKGPDTEETKVGLNAHTDKNIVTILYQNHVEGLEVQTKDKNWIKVKPTQDSFTVMIGDSLYVSHLFILPSNTESIPEKARSTQMF; via the exons ATGGGTTCCGAAACTCCTCTTCTTCCCCTTCGCCTTCCGGTCATCgatttctcaaacaaaaacctcAAACCAGGAGAGCCCGAATGGGACTTAACCAGAGCTGATGTCCAGAAAGCTCTACAAGACTATGGTTACTTCGAGGCCTCTTTCGATAGAATCCCTTTTGAGCTACGGAAATCGGTTTTCGGGGCCTTGGAAGAGCTTTTCGACTTACCTTTGCAGACCAAACTGAGAAACGTGTCCAAGAAACCATTCCATGGATACGTTGGTCAGTACCCGATGGTGCCACTGTACGAGAGCATGGGGATTGATGATTCTGATATTGCAGAGAAAGTAGACGCCTTTACAGAAAAACTATGGCCTCAAGGCAACATCAGTTTCAG CACAACAATCCAGTCGTTTTCTAAGAAGTTATCAGAGCTAGACATAACTATCAGAAGAATGATCATGGAGAGCTTCGGACTCGATAAATACATCGATGAACATCTTCACTCAACGAATTACCTCCTGCGAGTAATGAAGTACAAAGGACCTGATACAGAGGAAACAAAAGTGGGGCTAAACGCTCATACTGATAAAAACATAGTCACTATACTTTACCAGAACCATGTTGAGGGTCTAGAGGTGCAGACCAAAGACAAGAACTGGATCAAAGTGAAGCCAACACAAGACTCTTTCACCGTCATGATTGGAGATTCTCTCTATGTAAGCCATTTGTTTATACTTCCTTCAAATACAGAATCAATTCCTGAAAAAGCAAGATCAACCCAAATGTTTTGA
- a CDS encoding sporulation-specific protein — MSSVGTSKGILEIAKFGVYVAVPIVLIYTFANNSTNIKKFMGNHSYVVYPKEAPRPPSPEELREMAKQLALKKKKNPF, encoded by the coding sequence ATGTCATCAGTAGGAACATCAAAGGGGATTCTAGAAATCGCCAAATTCGGTGTATACGTCGCAGTACCAATCGTCCTAATCTATACATTCGCCAACAACAGCACCAACATCAAGAAATTCATGGGCAATCATTCATACGTTGTTTATCCTAAAGAAGCTCCTCGTCCTCCTTCACCTGAAGAGCTACGTGAGATGGCTAAACAACTTGccctcaaaaaaaaaaaaaatcccttCTAA
- the CDT1 gene encoding cadmium tolerance 1 (CADMIUM TOLERANCE 1 (CDT1); Has 35333 Blast hits to 34131 proteins in 2444 species: Archae - 798; Bacteria - 22429; Metazoa - 974; Fungi - 991; Plants - 531; Viruses - 0; Other Eukaryotes - 9610 (source: NCBI BLink).) → MTMSRNGKTNKAAYSQRFTRCSVAVAATRSASVVAAAFDFYICIIISTLLSLIVSLASQLLF, encoded by the exons ATGACAATGTCAAGAAACGGCAAGACGAACAAGGCTGCTTATTCGCAAC GTTTTACGCGTTGTtctgttgctgttgctgctACGAGAAGTGCAagtgttgttgctgctgcgtttgatttctatatatgtatcatCATCTCAACATTACTCTCATTAATTGTGTCCCTCGCATCACAATTGCTCTTTTAG
- the IAA6 gene encoding indole-3-acetic acid 6 (indole-3-acetic acid 6 (IAA6); CONTAINS InterPro DOMAIN/s: Aux/IAA-ARF-dimerisation (InterPro:IPR011525), AUX/IAA protein (InterPro:IPR003311); BEST Arabidopsis thaliana protein match is: indole-3-acetic acid inducible 19 (TAIR:AT3G15540.1); Has 1737 Blast hits to 1736 proteins in 78 species: Archae - 0; Bacteria - 0; Metazoa - 0; Fungi - 0; Plants - 1736; Viruses - 0; Other Eukaryotes - 1 (source: NCBI BLink).): MAKEGLALEITELRLGLPGDNYSEISVCGSSKKKKRVLSDMMTSSALDTENENSVVSSVEDESLPVVKSQAVGWPPVCSYRRKKNNEEASKAIGYVKVSMDGVPYMRKIDLGSSNSYINLVTVLENLFGCLGIGVAKEGKKCEYIIIYEDKDRDWMLVGDVPWQMFKESCKRLRIVKRSDATGFGLQQD, translated from the exons atggCAAAGGAAGGTCTAGCACTCGAGATCACAGAGCTTCGATTGGGTCTTCCAGGAGATAATTATAGCGAAATATCAGTATGCGGATcgagtaagaagaagaagagggtgCTCTCGGATATGATGACCTCATCAGCGTTAGATACTGAGAATGAAAACAGCGTCGTTTCATCAGTTGAAGATGAATCACTGCCGGTTGTGAAGAGTCAAGCGGTGGGATGGCCACCTGTGTGTTCTTacaggagaaagaagaacaatgagGAAGCATCGAAAGCTATAGGCTACGTGAAAGTGAGCATGGATGGTGTGCCATACATGAGGAAGATTGACCTTGGTTCGAGCAACAGTTATATTAATCTAGTCACGGTTCTTGAGAATCTCTTCGGCTGTCTTGGCATAG GAGTGGCGAAGGAGGGTAAGAAGTGTGAATACATTATTATATACGAAGACAAGGATAGAGACTGGATGCTCGTCGGAGATGTACCTTGGCA GATGTTTAAAGAATCATGCAAGAGGCTGAGGATCGTGAAGAGATCAGATGCAACTGGTTTTGGTCTCCAGCAAGATTAA
- a CDS encoding uncharacterized protein (unknown protein; FUNCTIONS IN: molecular_function unknown; INVOLVED IN: biological_process unknown; LOCATED IN: cellular_component unknown; Has 2 Blast hits to 2 proteins in 1 species: Archae - 0; Bacteria - 0; Metazoa - 0; Fungi - 0; Plants - 2; Viruses - 0; Other Eukaryotes - 0 (source: NCBI BLink).), which yields MANKLLYCVIFFMFLLLTMLRVWRETMNGPHVYSRKEWIERLFESGFTCLRVGFHEDQKYFRSGSIRSLMSWSPTYRA from the exons ATGGCTAATAAGCTTTTGTATtgtgtaatttttttcatgtttttgttgctTACAATGTTACGAGTTTGGCGAGAAACTATGAATGGACCGCATG TTTACAGCCGAAAAGAATGGATTGAAAGGCTTTTCGAATCCGGATTTACTTGTCTTCGTGTGGGATTTCATGAAGATCAAAAGTACTTTAG ATCCGGGTCGATCAGAAGTCTCATGTCTTGGAGTCCAACATATAGAGCCTAG
- a CDS encoding uncharacterized protein (unknown protein; BEST Arabidopsis thaliana protein match is: unknown protein (TAIR:AT3G15534.1); Has 35333 Blast hits to 34131 proteins in 2444 species: Archae - 798; Bacteria - 22429; Metazoa - 974; Fungi - 991; Plants - 531; Viruses - 0; Other Eukaryotes - 9610 (source: NCBI BLink).), with protein sequence MVCFCFLVDQTRKVKRSKPAAGTCSRCGHCASIADMKTSTRFCFIPIYWRSWRAVVCSFCGSVLKSYR encoded by the coding sequence atggtttgtttctgtttcttggttgatcaGACAAGGAAAGTGAAACGGAGCAAACCGGCGGCTGGAACTTGCTCACGGTGTGGCCATTGTGCGAGCATCGCCGACATGAAGACTTCGACTAGATTCTGTTTCATTCCTATTTATTGGAGATCTTGGAGAGCTGTTGTTTGCAGTTTCTGTGGCTCTGTTCTTAAGTCTTATCGTTGA
- a CDS encoding Peroxisomal membrane 22 kDa (Mpv17/PMP22) family protein (Peroxisomal membrane 22 kDa (Mpv17/PMP22) family protein; FUNCTIONS IN: molecular_function unknown; INVOLVED IN: biological_process unknown; LOCATED IN: integral to membrane, chloroplast; EXPRESSED IN: 21 plant structures; EXPRESSED DURING: 13 growth stages; CONTAINS InterPro DOMAIN/s: Mpv17/PMP22 (InterPro:IPR007248); BEST Arabidopsis thaliana protein match is: Peroxisomal membrane 22 kDa (Mpv17/PMP22) family protein (TAIR:AT4G03410.2); Has 1371 Blast hits to 1369 proteins in 193 species: Archae - 0; Bacteria - 0; Metazoa - 561; Fungi - 316; Plants - 329; Viruses - 0; Other Eukaryotes - 165 (source: NCBI BLink).) — protein MAAASLHTSISPRSFLPLSKPSLKPHRSQILLRNKQRNCVSCALIRDEIDLIPVQSRDRTDHEEGSVVVMSTETAVDGNESVVVGFSAATSEGQLSLEGFPSSSSSGADLGDEKRRENEEMEKMIDRTINATIVLAAGSYAITKLLTIDHDYWHGWTLFEILRYAPQHNWIAYEEALKQNPVLAKMVISGVVYSVGDWIAQCYEGKPLFEIDRARTLRSGLVGFTLHGSLSHFYYQFCEELFPFQDWWVVPVKVAFDQTVWSAIWNSIYFTVLGFLRFESPISIFKELKATFLPMLTAGWKLWPFAHLITYGLVPVEQRLLWVDCVELIWVTILSTYSNEKSEARISESVIETSSSSTTTIDPSKE, from the exons ATGGCTGCTGCTTCACTCCACACTTCAATCTCACCACGTAGCTTCCTTCCTCTCTCCAAACCATCTCTAAAACCTCACCGTTCCCAAATTCTACTGAGAAACAAACAGAGGAATTGCGTTTCGTGCGCATTGATCCGTGACGAAATCGACCTGATTCCGGTTCAGAGCCGAGATCGGACCGACCATGAGGAAGGTTCGGTGGTAGTGATGAGCACTGAGACGGCGGTTGATGGTAATGAATCGGTTGTTGTAGGTTTTAGTGCTGCGACGAGTGAAGGTCAGCTTTCGTTAGAAgggtttccttcttcttcttcttcgggaGCTGATTTAGGagatgaaaagagaagagagaacgaagaaatggagaagatgatcgATCGAACCATTAACGCTACGATTGTTTTAGCTGCTGGTTCTTACGCTATTACCAAATTGCTTACCATCGATCATGATTATTGGCAT GGATGGACTCTGTTTGAGATACTAAGATATGCTCCTCAACATAACTGGATTGCTTACGAAGAAGCGCTAAAGCAAAACCCGGTTCTAGCAAAAATGGTCATTAGTGGAGTTGTCTACTCTGTAGGAGATTGGATAGCtcag TGTTACGAAGGCAAACCGTTGTTTGAAATTGATAGAGCAAGAACATTGAGATCAGGACTAGTAGGTTTCACTCTCCATGGCTCGTTATCGCATTTCTATTACCAGTTCTGTGAAGAGCTTTTCCCGTTTCAAGATTGGTGGGTGGTTCCTGTGAAAGTTGCCTTTGATCAAACAGTCTGGTCAGCTATATGGAACAGTATTTACTTCACGGTTCTTGGTTTCCTGCGTTTCGAATCGCCTATCAGCATCTTCAAAGAACTAAAAGCTACGTTCTTGCCTATGCTAACA GCAGGTTGGAAGCTTTGGCCATTTGCTCATTTGATCACATACGGTTTGGTCCCAGTAGAACAACGACTTCTCTGGGTAGATTGCGTGGAGCTTATTTGGGTCACTATACTTTCGAC tTACTCGAACGAGAAATCAGAAGCTAGAATCTCGGAATCTGTCATTGAGACCTCTTCGAGTTCTACTACAACCATTGATCCCTCTAAG GAATGA